A single region of the Triticum dicoccoides isolate Atlit2015 ecotype Zavitan chromosome 2B, WEW_v2.0, whole genome shotgun sequence genome encodes:
- the LOC119363955 gene encoding probable pyridoxal 5'-phosphate synthase subunit PDX1.1, with product MASDGSGVVTVYGSGNNGTGTQLEPKSSPFSVKVGLAQMLRGGVIMDVVNAEQARIAEEAGACAVMALERVPADIRAQGGVARMSDPGLIREIKRAVTIPVMAKARIGHFVEAQILESIGVDYVDESEVLTLADDAHHINKHNFRVPFVCGCRNLGEALRRIREGAAMIRTKGEAGTGNVIEAVRHVRSVMGDVRALRSMDDDEVFTYAKSIAAPYDLVMQTKQLGRLPVVQFAAGGVATPADAALMMQLGCDGVFVGSGVFKSGDPARRARAIVQAVTHYSDPNVLAEVSCDLGEAMVGINLSDPKVERFAARSE from the coding sequence ATGGCGTCCGACGGCAGCGGCGTTGTCACGGTGTACGGCAGCGGCAACAACGGCACCGGTACGCAGCTGGAGCCCAAGTCGTCCCCGTTCTCTGTCAAGGTGGGCCTGGCCCAGATGCTCCGCGGCGGCGTCATCATGGACGTCGTCAACGCCGAGCAGGCGCGCATCGCCGAGGAGGCCGGCGCCTGCGCCGTCATGGCGCTCGAGCGCGTCCCCGCCGACATCCGCGCCCAGGGCGGCGTCGCCCGCATGTCCGACCCGGGCCTCATCCGCGAAATCAAGCGCGCCGTCACCATCCCAGTCATGGCCAAGGCCCGCATCGGGCACTTCGTCGAGGCCCAGATCCTCGAGTCCATCGGCGTCGACTACGTGGACGAGAGCGAGGTCCTCACGCTCGCCGACGACGCCCACCACATCAACAAGCACAACTTCCGCGTCCCCTTCGTCTGCGGCTGCCGCAACCTGGGCGAGGCCCTCCGCCGCATCCGCGAGGGCGCCGCCATGATCCGCACCAAGGGCGAGGCCGGCACCGGCAATGTCATCGAGGCCGTCCGCCACGTCCGCTCCGTCATGGGCGACGTGCGTGCCCTCCGCAGCATGGACGACGACGAGGTATTCACCTATGCCAAGAGCATCGCCGCACCATACGACCTCGTCATGCAGACCAAGCAGCTCGGCCGCCTGCCCGTCGTCCAGTTCGCCGCCGGCGGGGTCGCCACGCCGGCCGATGCGGCCCTCATGATGCAGCTCGGCTGCGACGGTGTCTTCGTCGGCTCCGGTGTCTTCAAGAGCGGCGACCCCGCGCGCCGCGCGCGCGCCATCGTGCAGGCCGTCACCCACTACAGCGACCCTAATGTGCTCGCCGAGGTGAGCTGCGACCTgggtgaggccatggtgggcatcaacCTCTCCGATCCCAAGGTCGAGCGCTTTGCGGCGCGCTCCGAGTGA